The DNA region tgagtgtaccattagtgctcagtcgtgtttttcatagttaccagtgccgatggagtttttttttttagagcgtcatattctgctggaaaagtttcattttaatggtaatatgccatgagcggaggtgtatgagtaacttcacaagttgaccatagtctagagcgatgacatgctcatctactcccagaacctggcagaacgaaatgttgcagctcgtccggtcttcaatgatgagcccaaaagaggccacttcacagagccagcccaaggcttaagagaactgagaggcaggacaagatggcgggctggacttggttaactttagattttacacaaatctcattgttttgtttttcacctaaaatagtaattaaaacatccaagatgtgttttgcctcatcaaaatgtggaatttgatcagcaaactactcattctaagacaactatgccttgggctaaatgacttggcttcaagtacgatgccacacgattcagaaatgaaggtacagactgcacaaacagataaacgacatgatgcatctcatttcaccacaactaaaggcagcgacaaaaaaaaagtcaagctctcacgatgatgacatttctcatgcaaccctttagcaagcctacatagtatttatgcctaaaagtcactgcatgggtaaataagaaacaagcaacacacacacacacacacacacacatatatatatatatatatatatatccatgggccactgtaaagtaatatggttctgtcataacgttttgaatgaaaatctgcatttggataagacacctttagtatagttttgattttaaggcataataaagatcaaatgcaagtacgagtggatttacattgaaaatttcaaacgcatcaagaaaaccatgtgctaaggaaatttcaaaccatttggaacgcacagagacgagcttttgtgcaaaaatgaacttaaaggtgcctttaaaaaagtgtcaaagtacttttgaaaacaaaaaagcaaacccccaataggtggcagcaagaggccgctttatttgagtaaagcattgaacgattcattcagccaaagaagccaataggatgaacggacagttgaatcaatccctgaatcatcgactcacccgagtcttcttggcgaaggcctgaatcgttcgtgcagggaaacgtcgctgtgtattattcagagatggccaactgttctgctgtttattttattatacttatcgcaatgattttactactactatcaataaaattaatattaataatgataatattgccggaagttgtacagcgcatgcgtcacgtgttcatcatcagcatccatgacaaccgtcctgtgggtgttgtttgaatctcgctgtgtcgattggcatctgatctctgcgtcctccgtgacaatttttccagattatcgatattattgatcgttggatacgtcgattgatcgcctgctgttcccatcactcaggtttgaccctttttattacgctgtgctttgtgtttgtgttcagtatgtcttgtgttcactacaggttccagagtcgactcacctacgactcgctccagtttgaaggcctcaacatcagcgcgggggagctgaagcggcagatcatgaggagcaagaggctgaagttctgccagctgaagatcagcaacgcccagactgatgaaggtgagttgaggaaaagacacttcaactgttctacgctaacattagatgcgttacatcagacacttctggaagctgtaaggtggtgctgatgctgacatgtagggatgttttggctgttttaaaaggctaatggctctcaaagtataccgtgctccataattatgtgctgattctgattttattttgctgtcagaatacacagatgatgctctcatccctaaaaacacgtcggtcatcatcagacggatccctgcggcgggactgaagtcctcaaacagaagatttgttgggtgagtgctgtgaaatgagcacacgcgtcctctgttagatgttatatgaagactcctggtctgtccctggtgttttagtcacacaagctcctttgttttgcagacatcaagctggacgctggcgtgaaccttcacctagagctgatccttcactcctcttactggagcagttgttgaaggtattgaacaaatgaatagcacaatagcaaaacgcaatgtaaagcacacaatatacgcacacgcactcagcgtcttagggagatttgagattgtttgaagggttgagggtgaaaaagattcaaatgtgcaaatgcctgtgaaacagactgagaatctggctgaggcaaaggcgtcagaggaggacaagctgaaagcggtgatgtaccagtccagcctgtgctactactccagcaggtgagcgttcagacactgacaggtttgctttgtgagagatgtctgagctgattctcatggttctgatgttcactagtgaggccatgaggctgcttgggatcccgggacaccacattaggcactgccccactaatgtggtaactgggttttccaagctcacggttgctgtgaacttgagctcttgtcctcatcagtcagattgtttgctcagagtttgactgtcactcctcaattcacagggcagccgctccgcgccgcacaagcgcatccggaagagcacagggattccccgcagcttcctgttggaggtggacgacccagaccgaaagggagtcatgatagacggcagcggccgatacgtcattcccatcatagacgcgtgagtaaactgtacttggcatagccgcatgttctagtgtttgtccaaatctcacatgatgtctgcttgtgtgtgtttgcgctcgatctgttcagtgaggcctatgctgctgagaagagaaagaggccgtccttctcctgccagaccgagcctttgccctcctcgtcctcagcaggtgcggcatcttcggtccgggacgccggagggaaacggtcccgctccccatcttcaccagagacgcgcggcgaccagaagagaccacgtcgctgagagaccttcatccaagagacctggagccgacgtgtaaatattgtacatagtttattaataaaagataataaagattatagccgcatgaactgtgtggactggttaaccttcactccagcagtgcaacacacacacacacacacacacacacacgaatgaattcataaacacaatattatgaagttttgctttaatttaggaaaagagaaactcttctgggctaaaatctgatgggtttttttcagcgttcttacttcagtctttaatgtcaggtgatccttcaaatgtcagtgtaaagtgttgagtacactattagcgctcagtcgtgtttttcatagttaccagtgccgatggagttttttaaagcgtcatattctgctggaaacgtttcatttgaatggtaatgtcccataagcggaggtcttgtgagtaacttcacaagtcggtcaaagtctacaccggtgacaagctcatctactcccagaacctgctactctctacctacacgctgtcagctgatgtttcaaaacctcaacactcgcatacagaacagcctcagcgtctgcacctcttatcggcactagctgcaagtctacaccccctatgtccagaagtgagcacagcctcttggtaccatcccagcaagcatttttttggggtgtttaaaggtgccaactgaccatcaaaagtaaaaatgactcattttatctcatcccaacagggaaaccaccaacaataaagaatgagttactatctggtgtcatggctttgcaattaaaacaagtttagttataatggaggtcattgggggcaataacagccacttgaacaatatgaacaatacataagggttaaaagtctaatagacggcttggttaaaaccaggctaaatctaggctgtcagtgagtgtgcacccctaaccccgcctctcacagtgacctcactagctccgctgagtgctttgtgtctcagattgcatgcaagtctgcagccagatactgctggaagctagtcatcaaatacacaggaacgaatgactacacgtgtcaatctgtctattaaactatctaatctgtctagtcagtcttttattatcttttata from Danio rerio strain Tuebingen ecotype United States chromosome 8, GRCz12tu, whole genome shotgun sequence includes:
- the LOC141375865 gene encoding E3 ubiquitin-protein ligase RBBP6-like isoform X1; translated protein: MSCVHYRFQSRLTYDSLQFEGLNISAGELKRQIMRSKRLKFCQLKISNAQTDEEYTDDALIPKNTSVIIRRIPAAGLKSSNRRFVGHQAGRWREPSPRADPSLLLLEQLLKTENLAEAKASEEDKLKAVMYQSSLCYYSSSEAMRLLGIPGHHIRHCPTNVGSRSAPHKRIRKSTGIPRSFLLEVDDPDRKGVMIDGSGRYVIPIIDAEAYAAEKRKRPSFSCQTEPLPSSSSAGAASSVRDAGGKRSRSPSSPETRGDQKRPRR
- the LOC141375865 gene encoding E3 ubiquitin-protein ligase RBBP6-like isoform X2, with product MSCVHYRFQSRLTYDSLQFEGLNISAGELKRQIMRSKRLKFCQLKISNAQTDEEYTDDALIPKNTSVIIRRIPAAGLKSSNRRFVGHQAGRWREPSPRADPSLLLLEQLLKTENLAEAKASEEDKLKAVMYQSSLCYYSSRAAAPRRTSASGRAQGFPAASCWRWTTQTERES